A stretch of the Panicum virgatum strain AP13 chromosome 9N, P.virgatum_v5, whole genome shotgun sequence genome encodes the following:
- the LOC120691037 gene encoding BTB/POZ and MATH domain-containing protein 1-like: MAMSSFAGVSIVGGGGSPPQDASATMAVKYNGYHLLVVNGYSRIKDRPNGAHIASRHFRVGGYRWVIECYPNGKESDHDGNISFYLVLDQGNVRNPMMVQYEFSFVVDQAQNSDSSWLTGAKETLAFCSRSVAFAHSYPCSMERKMFEKSKYLKNDSFTLRCDVIINKVVSITDADVAVPANSMLVAPHIQQDIADLLKSGVGADVTFQVGDVKCAAHRCVLAARSAVFKAQLFGPMKEGTTTSVIHVNDMEEQVFKLLLDFIYGDSVPEMETEEEDVMWQHLLVAADRYDLPRLKLICEQELCDYCFNTSTVANILALAEQHRCRRLKKACLEFLNSPANLQEVMVVDGLDHLISSCPSVLKELIAKLASLNFDVDTADSAESDLLLLEVPESDMHQHLSSLLQSEERTDVTFEVGGETFSAHKCVLAARSAVFRADLFGPIKNTNTDGVIRIHDMESKVFKLLLTFIYDDCWPQMKEEKIGDGADADVMWQQLLVAADRYGLERLKLMCETMLCRYINTTTVVDILKLAEEHHCRELKENCLNFLDFPAHLQDVMAAGGLEQLRSSCPSVLIDLIAKLASLKHDT, from the exons ATGGCCATGTCGTCGTTCGCCGGCGTATCTAtcgtcggaggcggcggcagtcCGCCGCAAGATGCCTCGGCCACCATGGCCGTCAA gtacaacGGGTACCACCTGCTAGTTGTGAATGGATACTCGCGCATCAAGGACCGCCCCAATGGCGCGCACATCGCATCTCGCCATTTCAGAGTCGGAGGCTACCGCTGGGTCATCGAGTGCTACCCCAATGGCAAGGAATCAGACCATGATGGTAACATATCCTTTTATCTCGTCCTTGATCAAGGTAACGTTCGTAACCCTATGATGGTGCAGTATGAGTTCAGCTTCGTCGTTGATCAGGCTCAGAACAGCGACTCGTCATGGCTCACTGGTGCGAAGGAAACTCTTGCATTCTGTAGTCGTAGTGTTGCCTTTGCCCATAGTTACCCCTGTTCAATGGAGAGGAAAATGTTTGAGAAGTCAAAATATCTCAAGAATGACAGTTTCACATTACGGTGTGACGTCATCATCAACAAGGTCGTTAGCATCACGGATGCCGATGTAGCTGTTCCGGCCAATTCTATGCTTGTGGCACCTCATATTCAACAGGATATCGCTGACCTCCTCAAGTCCGGTGTGGGCGCCGATGTGACGTTTCAGGTCGGCGATGTGAAGTGCGCCGCACACCGGTGCGTGCTTGCAGCCCGGTCTGCTGTCTTCAAGGCTCAGCTCTTTGGCCCCATGAAGGAGGGAACGACTACTAGTGTCATACATGTAAACGACATGGAGGAACAGGTGTTCAAGCTTTTACTTGACTTCATCTACGGTGATTCAGTGCCGGAGATGGAAACAGAGGAAGAAGACGTTATGTGGCAGCACTTGCTTGTAGCGGCAGATAGATACGATCTCCCGAGGTTGAAGCTGATCTGTGAACAAGAGTTGTGTGACTACTGCTTCAACACGAGCACAGTTGCGAACATCCTTGCGCTAGCTGAGCAGCACCGTTGCCGACGGTTGAAGAAGGCGTGCTTGGAGTTCCTCAATTCTCCTGCCAATTTACAGGAGGTAATGGTGGTCGACGGCTTGGACCATTTGATTAGCAGCTGCCCTTCTGTTCTGAAAGAACTCATTGCCAAGCTTGCATCTCTGAATTTTGATGTCGACACTGCAGACTCTGCTGAATCTGATCTACTGTTGCTTGAGGTACCGGAATCTGACATGCACCAACATTTGTCTAGTCTCCTCCAATCGGAAGAGAGAACAGATGTGACATTTGAGGTTGGCGGCGAGACGTTTTCTGCACACAAGTGTGTGCTCGCTGCCAGGTCTGCAGTCTTCAGGGCTGACCTTTTTGGCCCGATCAAGAATACAAACACAGACGGGGTCATACGCATACATGACATGGAATCAAAAGTATTCAAGTTACTGCTTACCTTCATTTACGATGATTGTTGGCCGCAGATGAAGGAAGAGAAAATTGGGGACGGTGCTGATGCTGATGTGATGTGGCAGCAGTTGCTTGTCGCAGCAGATAGATATGGCCTCGAGAGGCTGAAGCTGATGTGCGAAACGATGCTGTGCAGATACATCAACACGACCACTGTGGTTGACATCCTCAAGCTAGCTGAGGAGCACCATTGCCGAGAGCTGAAGGAGAACTGCTTGAACTTCCTTGACTTCCCTGCTCATCTGCAGGACGTGATGGCGGCGGGTGGCTTGGAACAGCTGAGAAGCAGCTGCCCTTCAGTCCTGATAGATCTCATTGCTAAGCTTGCGTCACTTAAGCATGATACCTGA